CACCGGAACGGGCCCTGGCTCCACCGACCCCTCCGGGAGGCGTCTCTGATGGGGCTCCCGGTGCGGGCGGCTCCGGATGCCCGCTACCGGGGGCGACACTAGGGAAGGCTCCGGGTCCCTCGCCCCCTGCCCGGGGACCGTTCCCAATCGGTTCGCAGGCGGTCGCGGGTCCCGGTTCAAGCCAGCTCCGCTCTCCGGTCCCCGCACTCGGGGTCACTCCGCagctttggggggggggaacaatAACGGGAGGGGAGCGCGGGCGGGGCCGCTCCCCCACCGCAGTGTCCTGAGGGACCGAGCCCCCAGGCCCGGCTGTGCCCCGCCACCTCTCGGTGGTCCGGGGAAGAGACCGGTTGTAGCTGCCTCCAGCCGGGACACCGGGAGCACGGAGCGAGATAAACCGAGATGAGGCGGTGGCGGAGGGGACCTGGGCCCGGGGCTCTGCACAGCGACAAGGAGCCCCGCGGCACCCACGGGAGGGGCCGCTACCGGTGCCACCACCcccggaggggggggggggggggaggaccGGGAGGACCGGCGCATCCCGCCATGCCCCGCGCCCCACCGGGGCGGCTGTAAGCCCCGCCCTCCGCATCCCTCTGCCTCCTCGCAGCCAATCAACGCTGCATTCGGCCGACAGGGAAGGGGCGGAGCAGCCAATGGGATGTGAAGGTGCGTCCCGACGGAAGGGGCCGTCAGCGCCGTCGCCTGGGTGACGGGAGCGGGGCCTGTGGGCGGGGCagtcccgccgccgccgccgccgccgccgccgccgccgccgccgccgccctctCCCCGGGCCCGGCGCTCCCCCGCCCGGTGCGGGTCTGTGCCCGGGCCCGGGCTCGGCGCAGGGACGATGGGGCAGCCGCGGAGGCCGGCGAACGGCAGCGGCCCGGCGGCGCCATGACCGgcgagaagaagaagaagaagcgGCTCAACCGCAGCGTGCTGCTGGCCAAGAAGATCGTCATCCGCGACGGGGCCGGCGTGAGCgcggggcggagcggagcggggccggggcgctggggagggggggggcgcTGGGGCCCGCTCGGGCCTCCCCCGGGAGCCCCGGAGGTGTGCGCGGCTCGGCCCTCGCtcggggccggggctggggctggggctgttctGCTCCGGACAGGGCCCTGGATCGCCGCCGTTTCACCGGGCGCGGGTGCTCGCTGGTCCCGTTGCCAACCCTTGACGTGCGCCGTGTGCTTTGGAGGTGCGAGGCCGCGGGGGTGAGGGCCCCTGTGGAGCAGTCACCTCCGTTGAGGGGCGGCCGGTGCTGCGGGAGGGCAGCAGCGGTTaccgtgagggtgctgaggcgctggcacagggtgcccagagaagctgtggctgccccatccctggcagtgctcaaggccaggttggacacaggggcttggagcaagctgctccagtggaaggggtccctgcccggggcaggggttggagctggaggagctttcagctccctccaacccaaaccattgcaTGAGCAGCAACGCAGGGATGAGCATCTTGTGCCTGTACAGAGACAGCTTTGGAGTGGGTGCACCTGAGCTTAAGATGTCCACAAGCATTTCCCCTTTGTTGTGCTCTTGAGGAGTAGCTCTGTCACGATCCTGTGGCCTGCCCTGCTGTCtctttgtgtatttttactGGCATTTTGTGTAGCAGCTCAAGTGCTTCAGTGGCACAACCACTGGGAGATGAGCTGTGCTGAATGGGTGAAGGACCAACCCAATGAGGTGATTGAAAGTGGAAGGAGCGATATTAAACTGTGAGCAGGTTAGAGCTGGACTTAACTCCATCAAGTTCATTTTGGTGCAGTCGTGGGAGAAATGTTTAACTGTGAATGAAGAGAGacaaggaaaggaggaggagagggatgcTCTCTGGAGGGAGGTGGGTAACAGCAGCTGTACTCATTACAGCCTCATGCCACCTTCTCCCTCTGTTGCAAAACATTCTCTCCTTTATATGCTATAAACCTGCATCTCCATCGCTTGCCTTGATGCTGTTGATGTGGGGTTGAAGCTGCTTTAATGTCATTTATTAACATTTCAGCACAAGAATGTCTCTTGCTGCCTCCCTTCATGTTTCAGGACCTCACGGCTGTGGTGGTTGTCTGAAATGCAGTGTGAGCTGCAAAACAAACCTGTTCTGGTTGGGAGGATGAAGCTGGGGAAGAGGATGCTCTTCACACAACTCCTGACCCTGGGAGTGCCTCACGGTGAACGCTGTGCAGCAGGACACTGATCCAGacacctctctggtgcctgaaATAACTTCTATGTCAAGAACATGGGGTAGAAATGCCAGGCAGCTGTGAGGAGGTTGATACCCAACTCTTAGCCTAGGAGAAACactggccaggttggacacaggggcttggagcgagctgctctagtggaaggtgtccctgcccatggcagggggttggaactggatgagcttcaagctcccttccaacccaaaccgttccatgattctaatGATGCTTCAGTGTCCAGTTCTATCATGGATTGGGATACACGTGCTTGTGTTACTCATGGAGCTCTGTTTTGCAGCGACAGGGCatcggagagcccagcgtgtacCACGCCGTGGTGGTGATTTTCCTGGAGTTCTTTGCCTGGGGGCTGCTGACCACGCCAATGCTAACGGTGAGTGAGTCTCCCTGGGGATAATCCCGCTGCTTGTGGACAAGAAACCACCCTGAGCAGAGATCTTAACACAGAGCCTTTGGAGCCTGGGGGGTAGAAACCAAGAAGGTTTGTACCTGGAAAAGCTGGAGCAATAGCGATTGTTTTATGGAGTTGGGCAATGCTTTTCATGATTATTGGAGCTAAACTTGGAGCAAAGCACGAGTTAGAGGTTTGAAGGCTTATTTAGGGATAAAAGAGGTTTTTGTCGAACTGCCACCGTCGTTCTCTGGGGCATCAAAGCACAGAGACAATTTCCTGGCAGTTCTTTATGATGCCAAGTCATGCTCCTGCTGGAGAGCCAATGACTCGTCTGGGATCGACTGAGGGGTGATTAATACAGGCAGCAATAAAGTGAAGTGTAGAGAGAGAGCTTTaataaagcaactgaaaatCTCATCTTGGATATTTAAGCCTTTAGTTAAGGAGTTGTAAACTCCTGATGAGGCATCTCTCAGCTTCTTCACTTCAGTTTCTGATGGTCAATTGCCAGCATACCTTGAAGTGTAATTGCCAGGTGTATTTTTTACCTGCTCTCTGATTTCTAGGTAAATATGCAAAGAGAGTCTTTAGTTAtcatggaatgctttgggttggaagggagcttaaagctcctccagctccaactcctgccacgggcagggacaccttccatagagcagcttgctccaagcccctgtgtccagcctggccttgagcactgccagggatggggcagccacagcttctctgggcaccctgtgccagcgcctcagcaccctcccagggaagagcttctgcctaagagctcagctcagtctcccctcgggtaggttaaagccattccccttggcctgtccctacaggcccttgtcccaagcccctctccaggtttcctgcagcccctttaggcactggagccgCTCTCaggtgtcccaccaccctcacagggaagaactatTCCACGCTTCTCCCTGCTTTGCACAAGCTGCTAGCTCtgtggctttggttttgttttctctaggtGTTACACCAGACTTTCCCTCAGCATACATTCTTGATGAACGGCCTGATTCATGGAGTCAAGGTAAGGAATATTCCTTCCAGGCTTCCATCTGAACCTGTGATCAGGGCAAGAAGTAGCAAGCCGTGATAGTCCATGCGGCCTTGCTGATGTCAGCCAGTGTTTGACAGATGAGAGAAGCACAGAACACctggttggaagagacctcatgGATCATCTGgcccaacctttctaggcaaagcatgacctagactaaaTgcatgttcatagaatcatagtttaGGtaggaaaggactttaagatcatcttattccagccccctgccagtTTGGGGTGCTACTGTGTCGTGGTTTTTGGAGCtgggggtacaaaggatctgaggccagctataccccaactaagaaggagaaaaaatgactgctactgctgaatgcaGGACATACTggcaaaccaaaagcaaaatgaagagtCAATGAAGTGTGGACATTGGGTATTTGGGGCAGTTGATTATACTGAGCAGTATTAACAACCTGCTGCTTGTCAGCCTGGGTTTGGGGCTATGAGAGCTGTGTGTCTCTGCTGCAGACATTGCAGTCAGCATGAGATTAGCCCTGGATCCGTGTTCTGGGGTGCAACAACATGAAAAATCAATGACATGTGGACTTAGCAGAAATAGAAGTTGGAATAGGCCTCAGTGGGCTCTCCCTGACAGAAGGTGGGGAGAAGGTGCCATGGCATGGGTTTGGACTAGACCAGCGTTCCCAGAGCAGAATCGGGGGCAACTATAATAACCAAGCACTTGGGAGTGTGGCAAACCAGCCTGTTAGACCCTGGCTCTGGCAAGAGGATCTCAGGGAGTTTGCTTCCATGAGAGCTGAGTGCTTCCACACACACATGAAGGCTCTTCCCTGCCTGTCTCCAGTTGGAAAGGCATGGAACAGTTTTCTTTGTGCTTAATGGCCTTGGCATCTCGTCAGGTCTGTCATGTCTCCATCTAAAAGAGAAAGCTTTCCCTGGAAGTGCAGCAGATGTTCATGGGATGGAGCTGTGCCAACATCTTTTTAGGTACTGGTGAGCAGCTCCTCATGCCTGGGGGTGACCACAGCCgcaggcagagcagcaacaTAGAATGGGAGGGTTTAGCAACACTGAGCTGCTTGAGGGTAGGTTTTGATCCCTAAAAGGATGTGAGCAGTTTAACAAAGGGCTCTGTGATCGCCTGCTTGTAGGGAATAGGACTGGATTGTCTCCTCAGCCTGTTAGCTTAGTGTTGTCAGAAGCTCTTGCTGTGGACAATCAGAATTTGACTGAAGGATTTCTCTCTGTCACCCCATCTGTCTTAGggtctgctttcttttctaagTGCCCCACTGATTGGTGCTCTCTCTGATGTCTGGGGCAGGaaatccttcctcctcctcactgtcTTCTTCACCTGTGCTCCAATTCCCCTTATGAAGATCAGTCCGTGGTGAGTGTATTCCTGTTGTAACCGAGGGGTTCCGAGGAGAGGAACAAGCGCAAGACAGAACGATGCGGGATTTGTGGGTGTTGCATTTGAGGATGATGGAATTGTCCGTCCAGTGGAGAATGATGCTCAGCCTAGAGACAAATTCGCTTGCCTGGTTCTACCAGAGGATTCAGTGTTAGGAAGAAAGAGTCTTTCCTGGTGCCCATTCTCCTGACAGGCCCATTGTCACTATTCTTGGACCACCAGACTGCAGCTCAGTGTTTCTGGTGCAGTGAAATAGGAGGgcctgcaggagctgtgcacCGGGGTGAGGTTGCTCCCTAACTCTGTGGCACGGCCTGTTTCAGGTGgtattttgctgtcatttccATGTCTGGAGTCTTTGCTGTCACCTTCTCTGTGATTTTTGCCTACGTTGCTGATATCACCCAGGAGCATGAACGCAGCACGGCGTATGGCTTGGTAAGGAGCTGCACAACTGCCTTGTCTCTTGGAAGCAATACTTGGGCTTTGCAGGTAGGAGAGATACAAAATGAGGGTGGGAGATTGATTGTCGAGCATGAGGACAGTATCAGTAAGCAGATGATATGTGCTTCACTATAACACAGTCTCCCTATTGCTCTATGTGTGATTTAGCACTGAGGGAGAGGgcttaaaatcatagaatcaacttgGTTGGCAAAGACCTTTAAGcttatcaagtccaaccattccccagcactgccaaggccaccactaacccatggcactgagggcctcatctataTGGGTTGTGAACACTTGTTTGCTTGTTCCCCTACAGTGTGAATAGTGGCTGTATTGTTGCTGAGCCTTTAAACCAGCCTGGTCAGGAGCTTCTCCAAGCCAGGCTGGGATTGTTCCCCTTCTATAGGGTTCCTGAATTATTAGGACAgctttcatttccctttgctAGATTGCACCCAGAGAGCACGTCACCTTTCTGTCTTTTACATGGATTATCTCCAGCAAAGGTGGCAAAACTCCTACCCTGGGTTTACCCAAGAGGAGAAAACAGGCTCTAGGAAGGAGAAGCTGGATTCCTGTTCTCTGCTTCCAGGTGTCAGCCACGTTTGCTGCCAGTCTGGTCACGAGCCCAGCCATCGGGGCGTACCTCTCCCAGGCCTATGGTGACACCTTGGTGGTTGTGCTGGCTTCAGGTGTGGCATTGCTGGATATCGCCTTCATCCTGCTGGCAGTGCCGGAGTCGCTGCCGGAGGAGATGCGCCCGGTCTCCTGGGGAGCTCCAATCTCTTGGGAACAAGCAGACCCCTTCGCTGTAAGTCATCTTTTCCACATGTTAgtccttctctttgctttagTTCTGTTAATCTCTCCCAAAAGGAGGATGCATTCCACAAAAGGGGGAGGATGTGAGGCTCAGATTAACCTTGTTGAAGGTACCGTCTCCAGGTTGCACATCCATAAAGCTGTCCAGCAGCTTCCAGCCCTTTTCCTTGAGCTACGAACCATGTAAAAGCAGCTCCAGATGCCCCAAAGCGAGAGCATCTCTCGGTGGGAACGTACCACAGTTGTCTGAATATGAGTTCCATTATTCAGCGCTAGTACTGTGTCAGAAGTCCTTTGTGTTCTGTCTTCTCAGGACCTTTGCTAAGGATGAGGAGCTTTGCATCCTTATCATCAGTTCTGATCCAAAGCACTTGGCTAAATCTAGGAAACACAAAGGTCAAAGTCCTCAGCGTAGGGTGTGAGTTGGTGCTGTTGTACATCAGTACATGAGGCTGGTGTGTTGTGGCAGTGTTTGCATCTTCCTCCAGGATGCTGCTCTGGTTTCACTTCTCAGCCGTAAGCTGGTGACTCAGGCACTTGGTTTCACTGTCTCTGTACCTGGAGAATAGTTCATGATGTTtactctcctttttccttttaattgaTGTCATTTCCCACTCTTCTTCCCTACAGTCCTTGCGGAAAGTGGGTCAGGATTCTACAGTGCTGCTCATCTGTATCACTGTCTTTCTCTCCTACCTTCCTGAAGCCGGCCAGTATTCCAGCTTTTTCCTGTACCTGCGACAGGTCAGTCTCTTGCCATGACGTGAGGCTCTGAATGTAGGAGATCccaacatgagcagcttgtgcccaggcagccaggaagcccccggcatcctggcctggatcagcaccagtgcggcagcagggccagggcagggattgtgcccctgtgctgggcactggtgaggctgcagctcaaatcctgtgctcagctctgggcccctcactgcaacaGAGACGttgaggggctggagtggggccagagaagggcagcagagctggtgcagggcctggagcccaagtgtgatggggaacggctgagggacctggggggttcagatggagaagagaaggctcaggggggacctgatggctccctacaagtgcctgacaggaggatggagccaggaggggctgggctctgctcccaaggaacaagggatgggacaagaggaaatggcctcaagctgcaccagggcaggtttagatggagctgaggaacaattcctgccccagagggtgctcaggcattggaacaggctgcccagggcagggctgcaggcaccagccctgcaagtgctcacacactgGAGAtaaggcctcagtgccatgcaGGGGAAAATCTTCCAGCTGattcctgtggcagcagggaggTGGAGGAAGGGATGGTTCATTGATGCTCAGGTACCTGCTAAGCAGTGTCAGCAAACACTGGTGACACTGGCAGGCTGGCTTTTCCCATAGAGCCCCCATCTCTTGCCTAAACAGTCCCTCTGTGGTGGTTTCACAGGTCATTGGGTTTTCCTCAGAGACTGTGGCAGCCTTCATTGGGGTTGTTGGAATTCTCTCCATCCTGGCTCAGGTGAGCACCAGTTTCTCTCTTAGCTCTTACAGTCTGGTTATAGGAATGTCCAAAATTGCTGACAAGTGGAAGTCCCTTAAGCTGGGCTGTGCCATGGGATGTGCAGGGTTCTGACATGGTGTTACTGGAGTGGAGGAGTCAGTGTCACAGCAGCACGTGTGCCCTCAGATTCCCATCCTCTTGCCTTCCAGTGCTCGCATCCTTCTTTGCACTTCCTTCTAAAGCACCTGTTTTCCCTTCCAGACAGTGGTGTTGGGAATTCTCATGCGTTCCATAGGAAATAAGAACACCATCCTGTTGGGACTAGGCTTCCAGATCCTCCAGCTTGCCTGGTACGGCTTCGGATCGCAGCCTTGGTAAGAATTGGCTCCTGTTTGTCTCGTGGCTCTGTGGCAGCTCCCTGTGCCCTGTCTGGAGGGTGATGCCGTGCTGCTGCCTCAGATCCTGCCTCCTAAGCACTGCCTCTGTCTCCCAGGATGATGTGGGCTGCAGGAGCCGTGGCTGCCATGTCCAGCATCACCTTCCCAGCCATCAGCGCCATGGTGTCTCGGAATGCGGACCCTGACCAACAGGGTGAGTTCATCCCAGCAGGAGCCTGCACTGACTGTGGTGGAGTTAGTGGTGGAGGGATGGACAGGAGCCTGCACTAGCTGTGGAGTGTCTTGTTCTGAGTTGTGTTGGTGCTTGGGGAGGGAATGTTCTCCGAGGTAGACAAGGAGCCTGCTGCTTAAGCTTCATGGTTCAGCCCTGAGGCCTCAGACTTGGCTGCCTTCAATTCCAGTGCTTGATGTGCCCAAGCACATTTTATTCTCCAGCCAAACACTGGATGAGCAAAGCTCATCACCTGCTCACTGCTTCCTCTGTGGGCTCCGTGTCCATCCAGACCTGGATGTTTGAGCCTTGTCTTTAGATACGGAAGCATCCTCGAGTAGCACAAGCAGCTGGAGGAAGatcttcctctccctgctctgtcCCCAGGTGTGGTGCAGGGGATGATCACTGGGATTCGGGGTCTGTGTAATGGCCTGGGGCCAGCGCTCTATGGCTTCGTCTTCTATCTCTTCCACGTGGAGCTGAATGAAATGGCTGAGGTGGAAACTCTGGGTAAGGCCTCCAAACCCAACATGGCCAACCCTACGGATGAGGTAACTGTTCagctttgtctttccttttaggCTGCTTTTCCCTTCCGCTGGAGCATTAACCGTTCCTCTGTTTCTTCCTACAGAGCAGCATCATCCCAGGGCCTCCCTTCCTGTTCGGGGCTTGTTCTGTCCTGCTGTCGCTCCTGGTGGCCTTGTTCATTCCAGAACACAACCTTGCACTGAGATCAGGCAGCCACAAGAAGCACAGTAACGGAGCCCAGACCCACACCCACAGCCCTCAGGCTGGTGGGTCGGATGGCAAAGAGCCCCTGCTCGAGGACAGCAGCGTATGAGGCCAGGAGAGAAGGACCTGGCTCACATCTGGACCCCAGGCCAAGGATGGACTCAGCCAGTGGGAGTTCAGGGAGAGAGAGACAGGGttggggggagagaagaagcGAGGTGAGACTGTGCCACTAACAGCTAATGGGAAGGGATGAGGTTTCCCTTCAAGCCAAATACACCCTCAGCTGGTGCAGAACCGGAGTTGTATTGTCTGGTGCTGATAGGAAGGGGAGATACTGAACCGCTCCGTGGGAAGGGATAGTTCCTGAAGGCAAAGCATGTACATGAGCACTGAACTTTGAGGTGTGCCCTGCCAAATCCTCAACTTGCCAAGGAAAACTGAAGGAGCAAGCGCTGGCTTTGTTCTGGTGTGAACTAAGGGCCTTGGCAGCTGGTATAAACCAAGGCATCAGCTCCATGCCCCATCCCCTGGTGGAACCGGTCCCGTCACAGCTCACCTGTGGGCAGCAGCAACCAGGGCCATGCACCGGGATGAAGAGCAAATGGTGTGGTCAGGCCTGAGCTGCCCCTCGCTGCTTGGAGCCCATGAATTCACCCTTGTTGGCCCGGGTGAAGCTTAGATCCCACCCTacccacccacccccctccAAATCTACTGACTTTAATGTTCTGATGAAGAGAAGTTGCACAGAGGTgaatgggagagggaagggCAACCCCGTGAGTGCCGGGTGCTGAGGTGGTCGATGGTGTTTGTGTTCCTCTTTGGCTTTTTGCTGTTACCCTGTCTTGGTAGGAGGATTCTTCAGGGCTGGTTTCTCAGGCACTCTAAGGGGTGATCAGAAAATAGCAGCTCTCTGAGAGGCTGGAGAAGCAACTCAACCCCATGAAGCACTTGCTAAAGCTTTGAGGGAAAGGCCAAAGAAGGAGCTGTTCATCCTGAGCACTTCCATAAAACACGTGGGTTTTTCCCCTCAGGCTCTTGCCATCCGCTATTAAACGCAGATACCAACTGCAGCTCTTGTTCTTTCTCAGTCCAGAAGCTCCTGATGGTGATCATTTGCAGTTGATTTGAACTTGGAGGTTGGGAATCCATGGAGTGTTTGTGAGCCTGCCGTGAAGGCGCATGTTTGGTTGACAAATGGAGCCTCTgcttcaggagaacagcaggTCCTTGAGTTGGAGCAGCCCTGTCTCGGAGCAGGAGCTGTGTGAGAGCTGTTGTCTGGCTGGGATCCCTCCGTCGGGCTGGGACAGGTCTCCCAGGGGAAGAAGGccaggagggagggagcattGGCTCCATGTCCTGGCTCTTTGCAAACAGGTGACAATAGCTGTGCCGGGCCTCTGCAGCAGTGGGTTTAATGGAAAACCCAATGGGATGACCATGGAGAGCCAGGTCCTGGTGGTACAAGCCTGGGAGAGCACTGCCTGTCACCTGCTCCAGGGTGCATTTGGGATCCGACCTCTTCTGCACGCTCGTTGGTGTTGGCGTTGGGTAGATCAAGAGCTGCAATTCCATGTAGATGGAGTTTAATCCTTGTCACATAGGAACAtcttggagctgctgcctgcactgggctgggCTCATGCTCTACTCCCTGTTTCCTGATTTTTCTGGACCAGTTCTTCATTGGAAGTGGACATTGAAGTGGAGGAATTGTCAGTTGGTTTTGCATTAACCCTGCCCAGGCCCTGCAGTCGGAGCCattccctgggagcagagggcagcagagcagggatggagaggggaggCAGCCGAAAGCCTCAGTGACCTGCAGTGATTCCGGTTTCCCCAAGCTCATTGTGGTGATGTCCgtgctgtgtgtgcacagcGAGCTGCTTTCCTGAAGGAAGTCCAGTCCCTGACCCATTCAACTCCACATTCCCTTCTCGGAGCAGAGCTTTCCCAAGCACATCCGCTGTTGATTCCCACTCTTCTCAAATGAAGTTGGTTTTTCCCTCACACCCAAATGAAGTTGAACCGAGGAACCGTTATCTCCTCTTGCACTCCGAGGCACCGGGAGCTCCAGGGGTAGGATGGAATCATAGGATATAACGGAAAGTTATGGAAAGAAGAACGTCATTTATATGATCTAAAGTATAGagagatatatttttaaaagtcctTTCTTGTGTAGTTTATTGAAACAAATCCTGTTCCCTCCCAGCACCGCTGCTGCCTccggcctctcctcccctccagccAACAGAACCAGCTGGGTGAGCTTCCCTGCTCCGTCGCCGTCCATCCCGCTGCCACATCTGACTCTCCAGCGATGCCAACATCCCCCGGCTCCTGCGCGGTGGATCTGGAAGGCTTTGGTCACTTCATCACCCCGAGCTCGGGGCCAGGAGATGCCGCAGGTCGCTGATGCAGTGGGGGCTGCATGGAAGGTCCCACCGCGATGGAGCAGGTACATAAGGGCGCTGTCAGCACCATCAGGATGGTTTGGACCTTGGCTCTGATGGCACTTGGGACATGAGAGGGTCCCAAGCCCGGTgcctgcagagccagggctcGCTGTGGTGCTTGTTCCTGGcgctgggagcaggcagggatcCCTTCCCATGGATTTGGAGTTCCTTTCCCCTGGTTCCGCACGGCCCCAGCGCCGGGCATGGAGCTGGGACCCAGCCACTGTTCTGCCTTCAAGGGACACGGGAGGCCTCGGGCCAAGCGGTGACGGAGCTGAGATTCCTGGACCTGAATGACGAATGTCTCATTCCGAAGGGCCGGGAATTCTGCAGCGTCCCACTGGAAAGCTGGGAAGATCCGCACGGAGCATTCAGCTAGTTTTGCCAAGTTTTTTGTTACTttctatgggaaaaaaaacccaacccaacttTTTTAAAGGAACCTTTtcttcacccccccccccccatgtgctgggaaGTGCCTGAGCCCGGTTGCTCCacagcagcattcccaggaGCTGTCTGCAGCGCCTTCACATTGAGGTCAGGGCCAACAACATCCCAAAAGTAAGGCAAGGGATTGGCTTCATTTGCCCTTCAGTGAGTTCAAACCGATCTTAGTGCACTAAACCCCCCTTTaaacctttgctttctcttttaccGTTGATTTAGCAAACCagtcccttttcccttccccggTTTGGGTTCTTTTCTCCGTACTGGAACGGCTGCTGCCACCTTTAGTACCTTGAAAGAGCGTGGGCATGGGGGGAGCCCATGCTCCGAGCTGCCCGTTGCGAGTGTTTCTGGGTCTCTCTTGTGAAGCTAACAGGGAGCTGTGTTTCTTTCCGTTCAGGTTGGGTTTAGAGCTGGCTAATCTCTCCCTCCTCCAGTGGATTATTTATtaaactgctgctttcctgttgtGTTGAAACTCTTCTGTCCTCATCCTTTTCCCTCGGGTCCCAAGATGCCTTCAGAGATGATGCTCCAGGCCTCCTAAATCTGTCTCTTATGGGTACAAAGTGAGTTCTTTCCACCTATTCCTTCAAACAGAGCTAAAAGGACCTTGGAACCAATTCACATTCACCCTCGATCCTACCATAGCTTTCCAGGCTTCCCCTGGAGCGTTACAATAGCCCAGGGCAGGTCCCTGGCTCCCACCTCCCTGGGGCTGGATTTGAGCCTCTTCATTTCAAGTCAGGCTTCATCTAGATCTTATCTTAGCCACTTAAACACTTCTTGTGGTGGTTGAGGATGGCACTGAGTGAGCGATATAATCACAAGTGTCAACACATCCACGTCTGCTCTTGGATGGGAGCTGTGTCTGACGCCCCATATCTCGTAAGGAGCTGGAAACACAAACTCCATCCCACGAGATGTTGCTTTTGTCTTGATTTCCTCTGGATTTGAGCtcattattgtatttatttcatcTTGTCTTGAGAAAGACTTTGCATCActggagggaaaagggaagggattGCAGCAGCGGGtggtgctgggcactgctgtgatggggatgctgcaggcgAGGGGCCGAGCGTGGCTTTGGGACCAGCCTTCCCAGGGGAAGATTCCCGAGTTTTGCACCATGTGGAAAAACTTCACCTCATTCCAGA
Above is a window of Lathamus discolor isolate bLatDis1 chromosome 21, bLatDis1.hap1, whole genome shotgun sequence DNA encoding:
- the LOC136024388 gene encoding hippocampus abundant transcript 1 protein-like encodes the protein MTGEKKKKKRLNRSVLLAKKIVIRDGAGRQGIGEPSVYHAVVVIFLEFFAWGLLTTPMLTVLHQTFPQHTFLMNGLIHGVKGLLSFLSAPLIGALSDVWGRKSFLLLTVFFTCAPIPLMKISPWWYFAVISMSGVFAVTFSVIFAYVADITQEHERSTAYGLVSATFAASLVTSPAIGAYLSQAYGDTLVVVLASGVALLDIAFILLAVPESLPEEMRPVSWGAPISWEQADPFASLRKVGQDSTVLLICITVFLSYLPEAGQYSSFFLYLRQVIGFSSETVAAFIGVVGILSILAQTVVLGILMRSIGNKNTILLGLGFQILQLAWYGFGSQPWMMWAAGAVAAMSSITFPAISAMVSRNADPDQQGVVQGMITGIRGLCNGLGPALYGFVFYLFHVELNEMAEVETLGKASKPNMANPTDESSIIPGPPFLFGACSVLLSLLVALFIPEHNLALRSGSHKKHSNGAQTHTHSPQAGGSDGKEPLLEDSSV